A single genomic interval of Lathyrus oleraceus cultivar Zhongwan6 chromosome 7, CAAS_Psat_ZW6_1.0, whole genome shotgun sequence harbors:
- the LOC127107204 gene encoding beta-glucuronosyltransferase GlcAT14C, which translates to MRTSKFSCRGLDYRLCLLIVAVILLLFATASRLNIPNVSYYSTTITNLQQNYNDPKKILVSKAKGYPPVFAYWIFGTKGETNKMMRLLQAIYHPRNQYLLQLDDCSSESERMNLALYVKSFKVFEEFGNVNVVGKSYGMNKMGSSSLSASLHASAMLLKLNKDWDWFFTLSASHYPLMTQDDILHAFTNLPTNLNFIHYTNKTLRNEQRNMNQIVVDPSLHSEKSSPLYFAVEARDTPDAFKIFRGSPWMILTRSFMEYCINGWDNLPRRLLMFFSNVAYPMESYFHTVLCNSQEFKNTIVDNNLIYSLFDDDPSESQLLDMSHYDTMMEIGAAFARPFGEDELVLEKIDDLVLNRSLNGIVKGEWCSSSNLEINKSTKVSEIVEDNIDVVKAGLFGMKLRTQLDEIVNSGRYRTSECQFQLV; encoded by the exons ATGAGAACATCAAAATTTTCATGTAGAGGATTGGATTATCGTCTATGTCTTCTAATTGTTGCGGTTATTCTGCTACTATTTGCAACAGCTTCAAGATTGAATATTCCAAATGTTTCTTATTATTCCACCACAATCACAAATTTACAACAAAACTACAATGATCCTAAGAAAATTCTTGTATCGAAAGCAAAAGGGTACCCTCCGGTGTTCGCATATTGGATATTCGGCACGAAAGGAGAGACTAACAAGATGATGAGGTTGTTGCAAGCTATATATCATCCAAGAAATCAGTACTTACTTCAACTCGACGATTGTTCATCCGAATCCGAAAGAATGAATTTAGCTCTTTATGTTAAATCTTTTAAGGTTTTTGAGGAATTCGGAAATGTTAATGTTGTTGGAAAGAGTTATGGCATGAATAAGATGGGATCTTCTTCACTTTCTGCTTCTCTTCATGCTTCTGCTATGCTTCTTAAATTGAACAAAGATTGGGATTGGTTCTTCACTTTGAGTGCTTCTCATTATCCTCTCATGACTCAAGATG ATATTCTTCATGCTTTCACAAACCTACCAACAAATCTCAACTTTATTCATTACACTAACAAGACACTAAGGAACGA GCAAAGAAACATGAATCAAATAGTGGTAGACCCAAGTTTACATTCTGAAAAGAGTAGTCCACTTTACTTTGCTGTTGAGGCTAGAGATACTCCCGATGCTTTTAAGATATTTCGAG GTTCGCCTTGGATGATTCTTACAAGATCTTTCATGGAGTATTGTATAAATGGATGGGACAATTTACCAAGAAGGTTACTAATGTTTTTCAGCAATGTAGCTTATCCTATGGAATCATATTTCCACACAGTTCTATGTAACTCTCAAGAGTTCAAAAACACTATAGTAGACAATAATCTAATTTACAGTCTTTTTGACGATGATCCGTCGGAATCTCAATTACTTGACATGTCACATTATGATACAATGATGGAAATTGGCGCCGCATTTGCGCGACCATTTGGCGAAGATGAACTTGTTCTAGAAAAAATTGATGATTTGGTTCTTAATAGAAGTTTGAATGGAATTGTTAAAGGAGAATGGTGTTCAAGTTCAAATTTAGAGATAAACAAAAGTACAAAGGTTTCTGAAATTGTGGAAGATAACATTGATGTTGTAAAAGCAGGATTGTTTGGGATGAAACTTAGAACTCAATTAGATGAAATTGTTAATAGTGGGAGATATAGAACTAGTGAGTGTCAATTTCAATTGGTGTGA
- the LOC127107203 gene encoding B-box zinc finger protein 32 gives MKCNKACELCNQQASFYCPSDSAFLCRNCDYAVHRVNFLVARHHRHILCSKCETFTGIHITGTELHRLPSTCCSCSPENHSDDVADSQCSSSESCVTAPKRTITQRMKTSSSLSSVTGDGSQIGTKSVESVAEELFVKWSRVLGLGFPANGNRVAVEALRVCLRTWKLLPLKVSAAASFWLGLRLCRDSCFATFQNLIRLEKISGVPAKLILAAHAKLTRVFMHQIEWQEGSDEC, from the coding sequence ATGAAGTGCAACAAAGCTTGTGAACTTTGCAATCAACAAGCTTCTTTCTATTGTCCCTCTGATTCAGCTTTTCTCTGCCGGAACTGCGACTACGCCGTTCACCGTGTTAACTTCCTCGTCGCTCGCCATCACCGGCATATCCTCTGCTCCAAATGCGAAACTTTCACCGGAATTCACATTACCGGCACCGAACTCCACCGCCTCCCATCAACTTGCTGCTCTTGCTCACCGGAAAATCATTCCGATGATGTCGCCGATTCTCAATGTTCTTCTTCAGAGTCCTGCGTCACGGCACCAAAAAGGACTATAACTCAAAGGATGAAGACTAGTTCGAGTTTGAGTTCTGTTACCGGCGATGGATCTCAGATCGGGACTAAAAGTGTTGAATCGGTGGCGGAGGAGCTTTTTGTGAAATGGAGCAGAGTGTTAGGGTTAGGATTTCCGGCGAACGGAAATCGCGTGGCGGTGGAGGCTTTGCGTGTGTGTTTGAGAACGTGGAAGCTACTTCCGTTGAAAGTGAGTGCTGCGGCGTCGTTTTGGTTGGGGCTAAGATTGTGTAGGGACAGTTGTTTTGCCACGTTTCAGAATCTGATTAGGTTGGAGAAAATATCAGGAGTGCCAGCTAAGCTGATTTTGGCCGCACATGCTAAACTCACACGTGTCTTCATGCATCAAATTGAATGGCAAGAAGGATCTGATGAGTGCTGA
- the LOC127107201 gene encoding KH domain-containing protein HEN4 has translation MSNTSKRRYLPPTQPDTVFRITCPASKSDDILTFSADGVKILIEEYAGDTTSDDDRMVVIISPAAEQPSEESAAQLALIRVFERMVEKDEENKSMNSNSNLQVGCRLVAPSYQVGCVLGRGGKIVEKIRQESGAQIRVLPKDQSPIPPPGDEFIQITGNYNAVKKALLAVTSCLQDNVGNSGSLKSPGGAQVDPYPQRGPRPPDHYSRGYSSFPGSESVGPSHRLFVEEEVVFKMLCQHDKVGSLIGKGGTMVRALQNETGASIQIVDAGPDTDERVVVISALENSEQKHSPTQDAVIRVHGRLTEIGFEQSNAVVARLLVRSPQVGCLLGKGGHVISEMRRATGASIRIFSKEQIKFISHNEEVVQVIGTLQSVQDALFHITSRIRETIFPMKNTPPNYVPPFPETPPPLHRPRNHMMPSGHPPPPLHVGLPHGIDHPAGPPMPVDHHQHAFSHSMGRGPPNMDRVPYHHGYEGPNSPRSCYPQAPNRGNPGVTAGMNGNPSQNLNSSTVEITIPHIYLMHVYGENSSNLNQIRQISGANVVVHDPKPGATEGQVIVSGTQDQIHSAQCLTQGFILCGQTAP, from the exons ATGTCAAACACCAGCAAGCGACGCTATCTTCCTCCCACCCAACCCGACACCGTTTTCCGCATTACATGCCCCGCCTCCAAATCCGATGACATACTCACATTTTCCGCCGACGGAGTTAAGATTCTAATTGAAGAGTACGCCGGAGATACCACCTCCGACGATGACCGCATGGTTGTTATTATCTCCCCCGCCGCCGAACAACCTTCTGAAGAATCCGCAGCGCAACTTGCTTTGATTAGGGTTTTTGAGAGAATGGTGGAGAAGGATGAGGAGAATAAGAGTATGAATTCGAATTCGAATTTGCAGGTGGGATGTAGATTGGTAGCACCTAGTTATCAGGTTGGATGTGTGCTCGGTAGAGGTGGTAAGATTGTTGAAAAGATTAGGCAAGAAAGTGGAGCTCAGATTAGGGTTTTGCCTAAAGACCAATCTCCTATTCCTCCACCTGGAGATGAGTTCATTCAG ATAACTGGAAATTATAATGCAGTAAAGAAAGCCCTTCTTGCAGTTACGAGTTGTCTTCAGGATAATGTAGGCAATTCTGGTTCTTTAAAATCGCCTGGTGGTGCCCAGGTTGATCCTTATCCTCAACGGGGTCCCCGTCCTCCTGATCATTATTCCAGAGGTTATTCATCATTTCCAGGTTCTGAAAGTGTTGGGCCTTCTCATAGACTGTTCGTGGAAGAGGAGGTTGTCTTTAAGATGTTGTGTCAGCATGACAAAGTTGGTAGTCTTATTGGAAAAGGTGGTACTATGGTGCGGGCTTTACAGAATGAAACCGGTGCATCTATACAAATAGTTGATGCTGGACCCGATACAGATGAGCGTGTGGTCGTCATATCTGCGCTAGAG AATTCTGAGCAAAAGCATTCTCCTACTCAAGATGCTGTTATTCGCGTTCATGGTCGACTTACAGAGATTGGATTTGAGCAGAGTAATGCAGTTGTTGCTAGGCTCCTTGTGCGTTCACCACAAGTAGGGTGCCTATTGGGCAAGGGAGGTCATGTTATTTCAGAAATGCGAAGAGCTACAGGTGCCAGTATACGCATCTTTTCGAAGGAACAGATTAAGTTCATTTCTCACAACGAAGAAGTTGTACAG GTTATCGGGACCTTACAATCTGTGCAAGATGCTTTGTTTCACATAACCAGCAGAATTCGAGAAACTATTTTCCCAATGAAGAACACTCCTCCAAATTATGTGCCACCATTCCCAGAGACGCCCCCTCCTTTGCATAGGCCAAGAAATCACATGATGCCTTCTGGGCACCCTCCTCCACCTCTTCATGTTGGACTTCCTCACGGGATTGACCATCCAGCTGGCCCCCCCATGCCTGTTGATCATCATCAGCATGCGTTTTCACATAGTATGGGTCGCGGTCCACCAAATATGGACCGAGTTCCCTATCATCATGGCTATGAAGGACCTAATTCTCCAAGATCATGTTATCCTCAG GCACCTAACAGAGGAAATCCAGGGGTAACAGCTGGAAT GAATGGAAACCCATCACAGAATCTAAATAGCTCAACCGTTGAGATCACCATCCCTCATATATATTTAATGCACGTGTACGGGGAGAACAGTAGCAACCTAAATCAAATTCGACAG ATCTCTGGTGCAAATGTGGTTGTTCATGATCCAAAACCTGGTGCTACAGAAGGGCAGGTGATTGTATCAGGAACGCAAGATCAAATTCACTCTGCTCAGTGCCTAACTCAAGGCTTTATTTTATGTGGACAGACTGCACCATAA